A stretch of the Gracilinanus agilis isolate LMUSP501 chromosome 4, AgileGrace, whole genome shotgun sequence genome encodes the following:
- the PSRC1 gene encoding proline/serine-rich coiled-coil protein 1: MENLEEDIKFIVDETFDFSVPSPSDSREEEEAADPGIPERPPRRGLAHRSDLNTVAEEPQGLRLSLGPLSPEKLEEILEEANRLAARLEQCALQERDAIGDGTGRKVKASPRRETFVVKNSPVRALLPTVSASVRGVSSPGGLSPRLRGSEKKASVRAVRTVSGKKPTSTKKEVPTSGVSPSTRSQPSPLSRITPPARVKGGPAGRPPAAGKEAGDAKRFSLPSGSASLSLQLPLSTLQRPAVRPSRLPTPTIAPRPTGQMPLTSRSPLFGKGSLPLESAPPRKGPSRPSAAGPREVPAPQKSNLPVSAASRNHLQAPRKMTVPGLTR, encoded by the exons ATGGAGAATCTGGAGGAAG ACATAAAGTTTATTGTGGACGAGACATTTGATTTTAGTGTGCCATCACCTTCCGACAG CCGGGAGGAGGAAGAGGCTGCTGACCCGGGGATTCCTGAGCGGCCGCCCAGACGGGGCCTGGCCCACCGGAGTGATCTGAATACGGTGGCTGAAGAACCCCAGGGATTAAGGCTAAGCTTAGGCCCCCTTAGCCCGGAGAAGCTGGAGGAGATTCTCGAGGAGGCCAACCGTCTGGCGGCTCGGCTGGAGCAGTGCGCCCTGCAAGAGAGGGATGCCATCGGTGATGGCACCGGGCGGAAGGTGAAGGCCAGTCCCCGAAGGGAGACTTTTGTGGTGAAGAACAGCCCTGTCCGGGCCCTGCTGCCCACCGTGAGTGCCTCAGTCCGGGGGGTCTCTTCCCCAGGAGGCCTGAGCCCCCGGCTCCGGGGCAGTGAGAAGAAGGCATCAGTCCGGGCTGTGCGGACCGTGTCAGGGAAGAAGCCAACCAGCACCAAGAAG GAGGTGCCCACGAGTGGTGTGTCCCCCAGTACCAGAAGTCAGCCTTCTCCCCTCAGCCGGATCACCCCTCCAGCGCGGGTAAAGGGGGGTCCTGCTGGGAGACCACCTGCTGCCGGTAAGGAGGCTGGGGACGCT AAACGCTTCTCTCTGCCATCAGGCTCAGCATCCCTTAGCCTACAACTTCCCCTGAGCACCCTCCAGCGCCCGGCCGTCAGGCCCAGCAGGCTGCCCACACCTACCATTGCCCCCAGACCCACCGGCCAGATGCCACTCACCAGCCGGAGCCCCCTGTTCGGGAAAGGCAGCCTGCCTCTGGAATCTGCTCCGCCTCGGAAAGGGCCGTCGAGGCCCAGTGCAGCTGGGCCCCGAG AAGTTCCTGCTCCCCAGAAATCAAACCTTCCGGTGTCTGCTGCCTCCCGAAACCATCTGCAGGCCCCCAGGAAGATGACAGTCCCTGGACTCACTAGGTAA